A stretch of the Bacteroidales bacterium genome encodes the following:
- a CDS encoding DUF5103 domain-containing protein — protein sequence MKNLTRSIVLSLIIGILTLPAFSQPLKEKVNRENIRTVKMHKMNEPLSPPVIRLNSEEKVTLSFDDMDGGTKNFSYKIIHCHAGWKPSDLFESDYLSGQFTSEIYNSHSSFNTLRQYTHYELNIPNENMKPVSSGNYMLMVYANNNPQDTVLTRKFRVSEKIIGIKGETESVNRMSRNKPNQELNLSLQTGNIQLNNPNNNLKIAVQKNYHNEKLYESLNPSSMNGNRISYEMNEKLVFKGGNEFHHFNTKTTDYAGAHIKKINFEQNNFHFLLETDKDRNFQQYKNNKDLNGRFQIDSENSENPDTEADYVYVYFTLKTEHSAAGGKFYVTGAFNNWNCEPENRMIFNNERKVFEKRLLLKQGYHDYKYTFKSNEEEVKPFYISGNHYQTENDYMVYIYYTDYKKGYDRLIGHTLINSSEKAY from the coding sequence AAATATCCGTACGGTCAAAATGCATAAAATGAACGAACCCCTCTCCCCGCCTGTCATCAGATTGAATTCAGAAGAAAAGGTCACCCTGAGCTTTGATGATATGGATGGAGGCACAAAAAACTTTTCCTATAAAATTATACATTGTCATGCCGGCTGGAAACCCTCGGACCTGTTTGAATCCGATTATCTTTCAGGGCAATTCACCAGTGAGATCTATAATTCACATAGTTCCTTCAATACGCTGAGACAATACACACACTATGAGCTCAACATCCCCAATGAAAACATGAAACCGGTATCTTCGGGGAACTACATGCTTATGGTGTATGCCAATAACAATCCGCAGGATACTGTTTTAACACGAAAATTCAGGGTAAGCGAGAAAATCATTGGCATTAAAGGAGAAACGGAAAGCGTCAATCGGATGAGCCGGAACAAACCCAACCAGGAACTGAATCTATCTCTGCAAACGGGAAACATCCAACTTAACAACCCCAACAACAATCTCAAAATTGCTGTACAAAAAAATTACCACAACGAAAAACTGTATGAATCCCTGAATCCTTCATCTATGAATGGTAATCGAATTTCCTACGAGATGAATGAAAAACTGGTCTTTAAAGGAGGAAATGAATTTCACCATTTCAACACCAAAACCACCGATTATGCAGGTGCCCATATTAAAAAAATCAATTTCGAACAAAACAATTTTCATTTTCTGCTGGAAACAGATAAAGACAGAAATTTCCAGCAATATAAAAACAATAAAGACCTGAACGGTCGGTTTCAAATCGATAGTGAAAACAGCGAAAATCCGGATACCGAGGCCGATTATGTGTATGTATATTTTACGCTGAAAACCGAACACTCCGCTGCAGGTGGCAAATTTTACGTTACGGGCGCCTTCAACAACTGGAATTGTGAGCCGGAAAACAGAATGATATTTAATAATGAAAGGAAAGTGTTTGAAAAAAGATTGCTGTTAAAACAAGGATATCACGACTACAAATATACCTTCAAATCCAACGAAGAAGAAGTCAAACCTTTTTACATTTCAGGAAACCATTATCAAACGGAAAACGATTATATGGTTTATATATACTACACCGATTATAAAAAAGGTTATGACCGGCTGATTGGGCATACACTGATTAATTCATCTGAGAAGGCCTACTGA